In Grus americana isolate bGruAme1 chromosome 17, bGruAme1.mat, whole genome shotgun sequence, the following proteins share a genomic window:
- the YWHAB gene encoding 14-3-3 protein beta/alpha has protein sequence MDKSELVQKAKLAEQAERYDDMAAAMKAVTEQGHELSNEERNLLSVAYKNVVGARRSSWRVISSIEQKTERNEKKQQMGREYREKIEAELQDICNDVLELLDKYLIVNATQPESKVFYLKMKGDYYRYLSEVASGDNKQTTVANSQQAYQEAFEISKKEMQPTHPIRLGLALNFSVFYYEILNSPEKACNLAKTAFDEAIAELDTLNEESYKDSTLIMQLLRDNLTLWTSENQGDEGDAGEGEN, from the exons ATGGATAAAAGTGAGTTGGTACAGAAAGCCAAACTGGCTGAACAGGCTGAGCGTTACGATGACATGGCTGCTGCTATGAAGGCTGTCACTGAGCAAGGACATGAACTGtccaatgaagaaagaaatctacTCTCAGTTGCCTACAAAAATGTGGTTGGTGCCCGTCGCTCGTCCTGGCGTGTAATTTCCAGCAttgaacagaaaacagagaggaacgagaagaaacagcagatggGAAGAGAATATCGTGAGAAAATTGAGGCTGAATTGCAGGATATCTGCAATGATGTTCTG GAACTCCTGGATAAATACCTTATTGTCAATGCCACGCAGCCAGAAAGCAAGGTCTtctatttgaaaatgaaaggcGATTACTACAGATACCTCTCAGAGGTGGCATCTGGGGACAATAAGCAAA CAACGGTAGCAAACTCTCAGCAAGCTTACCAGGAGGCGTTTGAAATTAGCAAGAAAGAGATGCAGCCAACACACCCCATTCGACTCGGTTTGGCTCTAAATTTCTCTGTCTTCTACTATGAGATACTAAATTCTCCTGAAAAAGCCTGTAACCTGGCAAAGACG GCATTTGATGAAGCGATAGCAGAGCTGGATACGCTGAATGAAGAGTCGTACAAAGACAGCACTCTGATCATGCAGCTGCTTAGGGACAACCTCACT ctaTGGACGTCGGAAAACCAGGGAGATGAAGGGGacgctggggagggagagaactAA